ACACTCATTTGGATTAATCCTTAAAAGTGTTCTAGTTTTACTTTTTTTACAAAAATCCTCGCCAAACATACGCATACTAGGTATAGCTTTGCCAGCGCCAAGCTCTATAAGTAAGATATTTTTATCTTCTAGAGGCTTAAGCCAATTTTTATAATTTTGTTTTTGTAAAAAATAACGACTATCATTAAATGTGCCATCATTAAACATCAAGATATTTGGTCTTGCTAAGCCTTGACATCTAGGACATTTTGGCAAAGATAAAGCTTTAAATTCCTCCATATCTATGGGTAATTCTTCTTGTATTTGCCAGATTAAATCACTGCACGCATAATTAAAACATTGTAGATAATTTATACTTCCATGAAATTCATCAATTTTATTTTCATTAAAACCAGCTTTTTTAAAATGCCCGTCCACATTAGTCGTAACAACATAATAATCTTGCTTGCTTTTTACAGGTTTTAAAAGTATCTCATAGCCCTTGTGTGGTTTAGTATCTTTATAAAGCTTAAACCTATGTCCATAAAAAGCCTAAGCAAGTTGTGGGTTTGCATAAAAATTTTTAAGATTGGCTATGCGTTCAAAATCTATACCTAGTTTTACAAAT
The window above is part of the Campylobacter coli genome. Proteins encoded here:
- a CDS encoding Sir2 family NAD-dependent protein deacetylase, encoding MLLKPVKSKQDYYVVTTNVDGHFKKAGFNENKIDEFHGSINYLQCFNYACSDLIWQIQEELPIDMEEFKALSLPKCPRCQGLARPNILMFNDGTFNDSRYFLQKQNYKNWLKPLEDKNILLIELGAGKAIPSMRMFGEDFCKKSKTRTLLRINPNECNFPKFFKNGIGLKIKALEALEMIA